In the genome of Patescibacteria group bacterium, one region contains:
- the typA gene encoding translational GTPase TypA, with amino-acid sequence MQSIRNIAIIAHVDHGKTTLVDALLKQAHIAFGKNVSEELIMDSNELERERGITIFSKNASVNYNGTKINIIDTPGHADFGGEVERVLQMADGALLLVDAQEGPMPQTRFVLKKALEAGHKIIVVVNKIDKQNARITHAVEKTFELFIDLGATDEQVDFPIIYAAARLGKAGLSADLESMTDIMPVFDAIVKYIPEPTGDDAKPFQMLVTSLVSDTYKGKIAIGKIWNGSVQQGSPITHISRDGEKANQKITALMTFEGLGRIEVEGAQAGDIVAIAGIAQVNIGDTIAEVDQPLQITPHAIEQPTVKMTFGVNTSPFAGREGDYCTSRNIRERLAKELETDVALRVDESTSTDEFVVSGRGELHLAILIERMRREGYELQVSRPEVILKTNDDGALQEPIEEVWIDVPEEHMGIVIEKLGRRKAELKNMHVDSGMATFHYAIPTRGLIGYRSEFLTDTRGLGIMNTLFGGYQPFAGDITTRSHGSLIAHEAGTTTSYGIINAQERGLLFVKPGEAIYEGQVVGANAKDEDIEVNVCKEKRLTNMRSKGEGVAEGLDVAKDVGLEDALEYIGEDELVEATPKNIRLRKKVLTAIDRKRTKRDN; translated from the coding sequence ATGCAGTCAATCAGAAACATTGCAATTATCGCCCATGTTGACCATGGCAAAACCACGCTTGTTGATGCACTTCTCAAGCAGGCGCATATTGCGTTTGGCAAAAATGTGAGCGAGGAACTCATCATGGATTCAAATGAACTCGAACGCGAACGCGGCATCACGATATTTTCCAAAAATGCGTCAGTTAATTATAACGGCACCAAGATCAATATCATTGATACACCCGGCCATGCAGATTTTGGTGGGGAAGTGGAGCGCGTTCTTCAGATGGCGGATGGCGCATTGCTTCTTGTTGATGCACAAGAGGGTCCCATGCCCCAGACGCGATTCGTGTTGAAAAAAGCGCTTGAAGCGGGGCATAAGATTATTGTCGTTGTCAATAAAATCGACAAGCAAAATGCTCGCATCACGCACGCAGTAGAAAAAACATTTGAGTTATTTATTGACTTAGGCGCTACTGACGAACAGGTAGATTTTCCCATAATCTATGCCGCCGCGCGCCTCGGTAAAGCAGGGCTTTCCGCTGATCTTGAATCGATGACAGACATTATGCCTGTTTTTGATGCAATAGTAAAGTATATTCCGGAACCAACAGGTGACGATGCAAAACCATTTCAGATGCTTGTAACGTCGTTGGTAAGCGACACGTATAAGGGTAAAATTGCAATTGGTAAAATCTGGAATGGTTCCGTTCAGCAAGGATCGCCTATTACGCATATTTCCCGTGATGGTGAGAAAGCAAACCAAAAAATTACAGCACTTATGACTTTTGAAGGTTTGGGCCGCATTGAAGTGGAGGGCGCTCAAGCGGGAGATATTGTTGCAATCGCAGGCATTGCCCAGGTGAATATTGGCGATACGATTGCAGAAGTGGACCAACCGCTTCAAATTACCCCCCATGCCATTGAGCAGCCAACCGTGAAGATGACCTTTGGCGTGAATACCTCGCCATTTGCCGGCAGGGAAGGGGATTACTGCACATCGCGCAATATTCGTGAACGCCTTGCAAAAGAACTTGAAACAGACGTTGCACTTCGTGTAGACGAAAGTACCAGTACCGATGAGTTTGTAGTGAGCGGACGCGGAGAACTGCACTTGGCAATTCTCATCGAACGCATGCGGCGCGAAGGCTACGAGTTGCAGGTATCCCGCCCCGAGGTTATTTTAAAAACTAACGATGATGGCGCACTCCAGGAACCTATTGAAGAAGTGTGGATTGATGTCCCTGAAGAACACATGGGTATTGTGATTGAAAAATTAGGAAGGCGGAAAGCAGAGTTAAAAAATATGCATGTTGATTCCGGCATGGCGACGTTTCATTATGCCATTCCAACACGGGGGCTTATCGGCTATCGCAGTGAATTTCTTACGGATACGCGTGGACTTGGTATTATGAATACGCTTTTTGGCGGGTACCAACCGTTTGCAGGGGATATTACAACGCGTTCACACGGATCATTGATTGCACATGAAGCCGGTACAACGACGAGTTATGGAATAATCAATGCACAAGAAAGGGGATTGCTATTTGTGAAGCCAGGAGAAGCCATATATGAAGGTCAGGTAGTAGGAGCAAATGCCAAAGATGAAGATATCGAAGTAAATGTATGTAAGGAGAAGCGACTGACGAATATGCGTTCAAAGGGCGAGGGTGTTGCAGAAGGGTTGGATGTCGCAAAGGACGTTGGTTTGGAAGATGCGCTTGAATATATCGGAGAGGATGAGTTGGTGGAGGCAACGCCAAAAAACATACGACTTCGCAAAAAAGTACTCACGGCGATTGATCGAAAACGCACAAAGCGGGATAATTAA
- a CDS encoding RNA-binding protein translates to MKLYVGGLPFATTDDELKELFAAHGSVTSANVITDKFSGRSRGFGFVEMGSDAEGQAAVQALNGTQFGGRTITVSEARPMREKSDFGGGDRGGRGFGGGGGGRGQGGPRRGGFGSRDDSRY, encoded by the coding sequence ATGAAATTATACGTAGGTGGTCTCCCATTCGCAACGACTGATGATGAACTCAAAGAGCTGTTCGCAGCTCACGGGTCCGTCACGTCGGCAAATGTCATTACAGACAAATTCTCAGGCCGCAGCCGCGGTTTCGGTTTTGTCGAGATGGGCAGCGATGCGGAAGGCCAGGCAGCCGTTCAAGCCCTTAACGGGACTCAATTCGGCGGCCGAACAATCACCGTTAGCGAAGCACGCCCCATGCGCGAAAAAAGCGATTTTGGCGGTGGTGATCGCGGCGGACGTGGTTTCGGAGGCGGCGGCGGCGGTCGTGGACAAGGCGGTCCACGTCGTGGCGGTTTCGGATCACGCGATGATTCACGATACTAA
- a CDS encoding fused MFS/spermidine synthase, protein MTWLYESHTIKSDQNGTIRILRRFGQWKILVDRFDETSNYMTHVLKHLLHPIPVEAMPRHILLLGLGGGGIVPHLLKHYPMPRITIIEWDPHMVELAQKIGNLPSKHRWTIRQGDAAKIVPALSENYDLIIFDLFKGEHIVPGLLTESFIESLSSALAPGGYLCVNAFSQPEFLDSIALRLTVLKRWKKWYNNLAVFRHEESKNLISRVPDGYRTHRNCKAYLDRDSSNKKNFNAVESNGIWGLRWNHGFMHFEKYFGDTEPIVDPSGPRRMLMWQPERRLDIPAGWHHPWIKMDLMMYGFSDIGNGVEYWKRWSEHAQRHRKKWLTQTEWELFTPDPQDFYKAYRKAKKDILLKTMMIDYVKKFAKRHGQLVHFIAARRKGIPDAPIEAGFAFLDIPEVQQSLHLASYILESAKQSPAGTGMMEYWFATARERGIRFLDFGVFRQKGEPRSWRGFTRFKGQFDIQYLKYPKPLVRWTGSLKELFVKK, encoded by the coding sequence ATGACCTGGCTCTACGAATCACATACTATTAAATCAGATCAAAACGGAACGATACGCATACTCCGCCGCTTTGGGCAATGGAAAATTTTGGTGGATCGGTTTGATGAGACATCAAACTACATGACCCATGTATTGAAACACCTTCTGCATCCCATACCGGTCGAAGCGATGCCGCGCCATATCTTGTTGCTTGGGCTTGGTGGCGGAGGGATTGTACCCCATCTTTTAAAGCATTATCCAATGCCTCGCATAACGATTATTGAATGGGATCCACACATGGTTGAATTGGCACAAAAAATAGGTAACCTTCCTTCAAAACACAGGTGGACAATCCGACAAGGAGATGCTGCAAAAATCGTTCCTGCACTTTCAGAAAACTATGATCTAATCATTTTTGATTTATTTAAAGGAGAACATATTGTACCCGGTCTTTTGACTGAATCATTTATTGAATCGCTGAGTTCCGCACTTGCGCCGGGCGGCTATCTCTGTGTGAACGCATTTTCTCAACCTGAGTTTTTGGATTCCATTGCACTGCGCTTGACCGTCCTGAAGAGATGGAAAAAATGGTACAACAATCTTGCCGTATTTCGGCACGAAGAATCAAAAAATCTTATCAGTAGAGTGCCTGATGGCTATCGTACGCACCGGAATTGCAAAGCCTATCTAGATCGGGATTCAAGCAATAAGAAGAATTTCAACGCGGTTGAGTCAAATGGCATTTGGGGATTGCGCTGGAATCATGGGTTTATGCATTTTGAAAAGTATTTTGGCGATACCGAACCGATTGTCGATCCATCGGGGCCGAGGCGCATGCTCATGTGGCAGCCCGAGCGCCGTCTTGATATTCCTGCAGGGTGGCACCATCCATGGATCAAAATGGATTTGATGATGTATGGCTTCAGCGATATCGGCAATGGCGTGGAATATTGGAAACGCTGGTCTGAGCATGCACAGCGGCATCGTAAGAAATGGCTTACGCAAACCGAATGGGAATTGTTCACACCCGATCCCCAAGATTTTTACAAAGCATACCGCAAAGCAAAAAAAGATATTTTGCTTAAAACTATGATGATTGATTATGTGAAGAAATTTGCCAAGCGGCATGGACAACTCGTTCATTTTATAGCAGCTCGGAGAAAAGGCATTCCTGATGCGCCCATTGAAGCAGGATTTGCTTTTCTTGATATTCCAGAAGTTCAGCAATCGCTCCATCTTGCATCATATATTTTGGAGTCCGCGAAGCAGAGCCCTGCAGGCACGGGCATGATGGAGTATTGGTTTGCTACCGCACGTGAACGCGGAATCCGCTTTTTGGATTTTGGCGTATTCCGGCAAAAAGGCGAACCGCGTTCCTGGCGCGGTTTTACGCGGTTCAAAGGCCAATTTGATATCCAGTATCTCAAATACCCAAAGCCACTGGTACGCTGGACAGGATCATTAAAAGAGTTGTTTGTCAAAAAATAA
- a CDS encoding LssY C-terminal domain-containing protein produces MKRRFTPDEAFGLHLTIGIAIILVCIVVFYTTLETIKWQDPFIQYDVAIINLAQVFRGASFNASMLFLTDLGRWEVVAVGLILALLLFLFLRMWHAIVALIISVVGAEFFILLGTLLVKRPRPYLVNTTAIEVGFSFPSSHTLLAVSFYGFLTYLLFRTTQRVWLRATIAILGAAIVGCIGFSRIYLGVHWPSDVIASIALGSAWLATLITSLEVRRRLKRGMMIRPKQSPVLILLYACIGTFFFLLYASYFFRTHPLRTALDPSLDRIELAQHEIIPAFMAQLPRYTEEVTGSSTEPINVVLVGTPEDIHSAFLASGWVASDELTMKNALRSAYATVFQRSYPEAPGITTFWNGRPNDISYEKLVTKRSLKRRHHIHIWETPYSIDGAREVWVGAVHFDERIKLKSRILIPVHAIDPDIDSEREALRQDFRAHGVSASDEEFHMVQPASGKTLVGDEFFTDGKAVIIYLEPNRF; encoded by the coding sequence TTGAAGCGACGGTTTACGCCCGATGAGGCATTTGGACTGCATCTTACCATAGGTATTGCCATTATTCTCGTGTGTATTGTCGTATTCTATACGACACTGGAAACGATCAAATGGCAGGATCCTTTTATACAGTACGATGTTGCGATTATCAATCTCGCGCAAGTATTTCGCGGTGCATCATTCAATGCCAGCATGCTCTTTCTTACTGATCTTGGAAGATGGGAGGTAGTTGCAGTTGGTTTGATTCTTGCATTGCTTCTCTTCCTTTTTTTGCGCATGTGGCATGCAATTGTTGCGCTTATCATCTCTGTTGTTGGAGCTGAATTTTTTATTCTTCTTGGAACATTGCTTGTCAAGCGCCCGCGGCCCTATTTGGTGAATACAACTGCAATTGAAGTGGGGTTTAGTTTTCCCAGTAGCCACACGCTCTTGGCCGTTTCCTTTTACGGTTTTTTGACATACTTACTGTTTCGGACAACGCAGCGTGTGTGGCTTCGTGCTACTATTGCAATCCTTGGCGCAGCGATTGTTGGGTGTATAGGATTTTCGCGCATCTATCTCGGCGTTCATTGGCCATCAGATGTTATTGCAAGTATAGCATTGGGCAGTGCATGGCTTGCCACACTCATTACAAGCCTCGAAGTGCGCCGCCGACTTAAACGAGGGATGATGATTCGACCAAAGCAATCACCAGTCCTTATTTTATTGTATGCATGTATTGGTACATTCTTTTTTCTCTTGTATGCATCGTATTTTTTTCGTACACATCCATTGCGCACTGCGTTGGACCCATCTCTTGATCGCATAGAGCTTGCACAGCATGAAATCATCCCTGCGTTTATGGCACAGTTGCCTCGGTATACCGAAGAAGTGACGGGATCTTCCACGGAACCGATTAATGTCGTACTTGTCGGCACTCCCGAAGATATTCATTCGGCATTTCTCGCATCCGGATGGGTGGCATCCGATGAGTTAACCATGAAGAATGCTTTGCGCTCTGCATATGCAACTGTTTTTCAACGCTCGTATCCCGAAGCCCCCGGCATTACAACATTCTGGAATGGCCGACCCAATGATATCTCGTATGAAAAATTGGTCACCAAGCGTTCTTTGAAACGCCGCCACCATATTCATATATGGGAAACTCCCTACAGTATTGATGGTGCGCGGGAGGTATGGGTTGGCGCTGTTCATTTTGACGAACGTATTAAACTGAAATCACGCATTCTTATCCCAGTTCACGCAATTGATCCGGATATCGATAGTGAGCGCGAGGCATTGCGCCAGGACTTTCGCGCGCATGGCGTAAGTGCATCAGATGAAGAATTCCACATGGTGCAGCCTGCAAGCGGCAAAACGCTTGTCGGTGATGAATTTTTTACTGATGGAAAGGCTGTTATAATCTATCTCGAACCAAATCGTTTTTAA
- a CDS encoding CYTH domain-containing protein: protein MIEVEKKFLLSDEERERLLEGAELESERTFTDTYYDTSDYALTTKDTWFRFRDGKCELKVPRKMDDYDERAIDQYDELLTEQEIRQYLSLPAHKTFKEDLEYSGYRSIGTITTHRKAWRKEGFGIDIDYTDTGYSVGEIELLVEDSEGLEEASRKIVVFAQKHQLTLTPVRGKFAEHIRVHNPEHFQLLIDVGVFPASLKD, encoded by the coding sequence ATGATTGAAGTTGAGAAAAAATTCCTTCTCAGTGATGAGGAGCGAGAACGGCTCTTGGAAGGAGCTGAGCTCGAAAGCGAGAGGACATTTACGGACACCTACTACGATACGAGCGATTATGCATTAACAACCAAAGATACGTGGTTTCGATTTCGGGACGGTAAGTGTGAGCTCAAGGTACCACGAAAAATGGATGATTATGATGAGCGCGCAATTGATCAATATGATGAGCTTCTGACTGAGCAAGAAATACGGCAGTATCTTAGCTTGCCTGCACACAAAACATTTAAAGAAGACTTGGAGTACTCAGGCTATCGGTCGATTGGGACTATCACGACACATCGTAAGGCCTGGCGCAAGGAAGGTTTCGGAATTGATATTGATTATACGGATACCGGCTATTCAGTTGGAGAGATCGAGTTGCTGGTTGAAGATTCAGAAGGCCTTGAAGAAGCATCACGTAAAATTGTTGTATTTGCACAAAAGCATCAACTCACACTCACTCCTGTGCGCGGGAAGTTTGCAGAGCATATTCGCGTGCATAATCCTGAACACTTTCAATTACTCATTGATGTTGGAGTATTTCCGGCTTCACTCAAAGATTGA
- a CDS encoding FAD-dependent thymidylate synthase, which yields MGVNVMQNFTESEEALIRAFIFTNPGGDISFVYPQSLIAGEELSPLMSAYSRTHVPMQERVLQFLDKEKTEQTRAMLPHIKPLMEIFRNPDGSLALSRRTTNFNEEFVLLHGHSSIKEETSIFGHVENVSDITMKKITGHPLCRPQVKSTRYLSYKSALDLALEDVDIVSLPNAEKFIEYLAFMNRRYLEVSDQLTDFVEQHPDTTLVVQYLSMPEQVEKATEKRFARQKKGDLNYTPSTEEWGREREKVIKSLDPQVVRKDIAKFVLDSSRVYLTAANRTSLGFSVDARTLEEIISGLISSPRQEDRMLGAKLWEEAKKIAPTLLGERSHVRVSPWMVHNEDVLRSTIGDLLKDVLAHNRGGRFINLITPQKMNMYSDRYNAALVAFVYSDASLEDIYEALTDKTASDILEKAHEMRGSYDILHPSISHGGLIVEMVSAYHGYRDMYRHRRGSRSVQLLTTRLGFETPELLVLAGVADDYERDMKHASTLYEEARAVSVHTAEKLVPFGALCRALHSWQPDQIGYVGRLRSFAVTGNMSYVNLTRELIAEVAKIMPQTASYFRYDTSEYPAHLWKAGYGWYDAERRGKV from the coding sequence ATGGGAGTAAACGTCATGCAGAACTTTACCGAAAGTGAGGAAGCACTCATACGTGCCTTTATTTTCACCAACCCCGGAGGAGATATTAGTTTTGTGTATCCGCAATCGCTGATTGCGGGAGAAGAACTCTCGCCATTGATGTCTGCTTATTCGCGTACCCATGTGCCTATGCAGGAGCGCGTATTGCAGTTCCTTGATAAAGAAAAAACCGAGCAGACACGGGCAATGCTCCCGCATATCAAACCACTCATGGAGATTTTCAGAAATCCGGATGGCAGTCTCGCTCTTTCACGCCGCACGACCAATTTCAATGAAGAGTTTGTTCTGCTTCATGGCCACAGTTCGATTAAAGAAGAAACGAGCATCTTTGGCCACGTAGAGAATGTCTCAGATATTACCATGAAAAAAATTACCGGGCATCCTCTCTGCAGACCGCAAGTGAAATCCACGCGCTACCTTTCCTATAAGAGTGCGCTTGATCTTGCACTTGAGGATGTAGATATCGTGTCGTTGCCGAATGCTGAAAAATTCATCGAATATCTTGCCTTCATGAATCGCCGCTATCTCGAAGTATCTGATCAGCTTACAGATTTTGTCGAACAACATCCCGATACCACTCTTGTCGTGCAGTACCTTTCAATGCCGGAGCAAGTAGAGAAGGCGACGGAAAAACGATTCGCGCGGCAAAAGAAAGGGGATCTGAATTATACTCCATCAACCGAAGAATGGGGCCGTGAGCGCGAGAAGGTCATAAAAAGCCTTGATCCCCAAGTAGTTAGAAAAGATATCGCGAAATTTGTTTTAGACTCTTCGCGCGTATATCTGACTGCTGCCAATCGCACATCGCTTGGATTCTCTGTTGATGCACGGACACTCGAAGAAATTATCAGCGGACTCATCTCAAGTCCACGGCAGGAAGATCGTATGTTGGGCGCAAAACTCTGGGAAGAAGCTAAAAAAATCGCGCCGACGCTTTTGGGTGAACGCAGTCATGTCCGCGTGAGTCCATGGATGGTTCACAACGAAGATGTGCTGCGATCGACTATTGGAGATCTTCTTAAAGATGTTTTGGCTCATAATAGAGGAGGGAGATTTATAAATTTGATTACTCCGCAAAAGATGAATATGTATTCGGATCGTTATAACGCTGCGCTTGTGGCGTTTGTTTATTCAGATGCTTCTCTGGAAGATATCTATGAAGCGCTGACCGACAAAACGGCATCCGATATTCTGGAGAAAGCGCATGAGATGCGTGGAAGCTACGATATCTTACACCCTTCCATTTCTCACGGAGGTTTGATTGTCGAAATGGTTAGCGCCTACCATGGCTATCGTGATATGTATCGCCATCGGAGAGGCTCGCGTTCCGTACAACTTCTAACGACGCGTTTGGGATTTGAAACACCTGAACTCCTCGTGCTTGCTGGCGTTGCCGATGACTATGAACGCGATATGAAGCACGCGAGCACACTCTATGAAGAAGCGCGTGCTGTCAGTGTCCATACGGCCGAAAAGCTTGTTCCCTTCGGCGCACTGTGTCGCGCGTTGCATTCCTGGCAGCCGGATCAGATTGGGTATGTGGGTCGCCTTCGTAGCTTTGCAGTAACCGGCAATATGTCGTACGTCAACCTGACGCGTGAACTGATTGCTGAAGTGGCAAAAATTATGCCGCAAACCGCGTCGTATTTTCGTTACGATACGAGCGAGTATCCTGCGCATCTCTGGAAGGCGGGGTATGGATGGTATGATGCCGAGAGGAGGGGGAAAGTATGA
- a CDS encoding HAD family hydrolase produces MAKIIQIVGTSGSGKSTVEEKLREKLTVDGYIVETIIEPGPLNTLAKSYRLRPDKNPWMETALFSVDRFMTYTERVLPRMHEKNLIFLSVRGIYDTIVYQGLRGGIDIEMIKKMNDAILFPDLTLALVVEGSIGFERALERKKETGEELSSNETPEKIDLLGSAYKRLPELFPNQCINIIDTSYLTKEQTVTICYDQIWSLLSSRPANEKQKILSIGFDLDNTLYKPNAANNERIRACACRLASEQVGRPYEEFRAAFDGLYAKLQSCRQTLGALGATDLDDIMQQALEKGVDLSFLEKDPRLNGILHGLKKNYSLFLITTNSESMSLKKLEAIGIDVDLFHPRIYELDHAPLTRKDGSAFRHVSKALGIDLSRMLFVGDRAQTDILPAKELGMATAIVNAQSVHADYQLDEIYQLEEVL; encoded by the coding sequence ATGGCAAAAATTATTCAAATTGTAGGAACGTCCGGCAGTGGGAAATCGACTGTAGAGGAAAAACTTCGCGAGAAATTAACGGTCGACGGATATATTGTGGAAACGATCATCGAGCCGGGGCCGTTGAATACATTGGCGAAATCCTATCGTTTGCGACCTGACAAAAATCCTTGGATGGAGACAGCATTGTTTAGTGTTGATCGTTTTATGACCTATACGGAACGAGTGCTGCCAAGAATGCATGAGAAAAATCTTATCTTTCTTTCGGTACGCGGGATCTATGATACTATTGTGTATCAGGGATTACGGGGAGGCATCGATATCGAAATGATTAAAAAAATGAATGATGCAATTCTTTTTCCCGATCTGACGCTAGCACTTGTAGTTGAAGGGAGTATTGGATTCGAACGTGCGCTTGAACGAAAAAAGGAAACAGGAGAAGAGTTGAGCAGTAATGAAACGCCAGAAAAAATAGATTTACTTGGCAGTGCCTACAAACGATTGCCTGAATTATTCCCAAATCAATGCATCAACATTATTGATACGTCATATCTGACAAAAGAGCAGACTGTCACTATCTGCTACGATCAGATTTGGTCGCTCTTATCATCGCGACCCGCGAACGAAAAACAAAAAATTCTTTCAATTGGTTTTGATTTGGATAACACGTTGTATAAACCGAACGCAGCAAATAACGAGCGCATTCGCGCCTGTGCATGCCGCCTTGCAAGCGAACAGGTGGGGAGGCCCTATGAAGAATTTCGAGCTGCTTTCGATGGGCTGTATGCTAAACTTCAAAGCTGCCGCCAGACGCTCGGCGCACTCGGCGCAACAGATCTGGATGATATTATGCAGCAAGCTTTAGAAAAAGGCGTGGATCTTTCTTTTTTAGAAAAAGACCCGCGTCTCAACGGCATCCTCCATGGATTGAAAAAGAACTATTCACTTTTTCTTATTACGACCAATTCTGAGTCAATGTCATTAAAAAAACTTGAAGCCATCGGTATTGATGTTGATCTTTTTCATCCAAGAATTTATGAGCTTGATCACGCGCCGCTTACGCGCAAAGATGGTTCGGCGTTCCGCCACGTTTCTAAAGCGCTTGGGATTGATCTTTCCCGTATGCTGTTTGTCGGCGATAGAGCGCAAACAGATATTCTTCCTGCAAAAGAGCTTGGCATGGCAACGGCAATCGTGAATGCGCAATCGGTCCATGCGGATTACCAGCTCGATGAGATTTATCAGCTGGAGGAAGTGTTGTAA
- a CDS encoding SDR family NAD(P)-dependent oxidoreductase produces the protein MNYIVTGGAGFIGSHMVDLLIKEGHTVIVVDNLSSGHRENLEHHGNNQQLITYRRSVCDGLEDIFEHFTPIAGIIHFAGVPGVQLSIQHPETTHHFNLNGTLNLLETARRFGVKRIIYSSSAAVYGDQDVMPLREDVHPHPLSPYALHKFTGEEYCRLYQKLYGLETVALRYMNVFGSRQDPAGPYASAIPRFINLLLRGVPPRINGDGEQTRDFIHVEDVVRAVKSALMLDNQSIFGQAFNIGSGMSISVNEVVRHIGRIAEQEVRSEYAPSVVEIRHSCADISKAKELLGWEPQKNLIDGLHETYRHMKKSEEIIPSEPYAIGSHLR, from the coding sequence ATGAATTATATAGTTACAGGCGGAGCCGGGTTTATCGGGAGTCACATGGTGGATCTTCTGATTAAAGAAGGGCACACTGTCATTGTGGTGGATAATTTATCCAGCGGACACAGAGAAAATTTGGAACACCACGGGAATAATCAGCAGCTGATAACCTATCGGCGAAGTGTGTGCGACGGACTCGAAGATATTTTTGAGCATTTCACACCGATTGCGGGGATTATCCATTTTGCCGGAGTTCCTGGCGTGCAGCTTTCCATTCAACATCCCGAAACAACCCATCATTTTAATCTCAATGGCACACTGAATTTGCTGGAAACAGCGCGGCGATTTGGCGTGAAGCGTATCATCTACTCGTCAAGCGCCGCTGTGTATGGCGACCAAGATGTGATGCCTCTGCGCGAAGATGTGCATCCGCATCCACTTTCGCCCTATGCGCTCCATAAGTTTACTGGCGAAGAATATTGCAGGCTCTATCAAAAGCTCTATGGGCTTGAAACGGTTGCATTACGGTATATGAATGTGTTTGGTTCGCGACAGGATCCGGCCGGACCCTATGCTTCGGCAATCCCACGCTTTATCAATCTGCTCTTGCGTGGAGTGCCGCCTCGCATCAACGGCGATGGTGAACAGACGCGAGATTTTATCCACGTCGAGGATGTTGTTCGTGCAGTGAAGAGTGCGTTGATGTTAGATAACCAATCTATTTTTGGCCAGGCATTCAATATTGGGTCGGGAATGAGTATCTCGGTGAACGAAGTTGTGCGTCACATCGGTCGCATTGCAGAACAGGAGGTGCGTTCTGAGTATGCCCCATCAGTTGTGGAGATTCGCCATTCATGCGCGGATATTTCAAAGGCAAAGGAATTGCTTGGGTGGGAGCCGCAAAAGAATTTGATAGATGGCTTGCATGAAACATACCGCCATATGAAAAAGAGCGAAGAAATCATTCCGAGCGAGCCATATGCAATCGGATCACATTTGAGATAA